Part of the Microbacterium immunditiarum genome is shown below.
CCGTGACGCGTGCCCGCACGCGACTGCTTCTCACGGGCTCGCAGTGGGGCGGGCAGAAGGACTCGCGCCAGCCGAGCACGTATCTGGAAGAGATCGTCAGCGCGCTCGGACTCGATCCGATCGAGCTCGGCGACCCTACGGAGAACCCTTATGCGAACCGCGCCGGCGCGACGCTCGAGTGGCCCCTCGACCCGCTCGGGGAGCGTCGCACGGTCGTGCTCGACGCCGCCGCGCTCGTGCGCGACCGCGAGGCCGGCGCGACCCGGGCCGTTCCCGAGCCTGAGCTCGAGCGCCTGCTGCGCGAGCGCGCCGCGCGTGAGCGCCGTCCGTGGGCGGATGCGCCCCCGCGCGTCGCGGCATCGCGGTTCAAGGAGTTCGTCGAGGACTACGGCCGGACCGTCGACGCGATCGCCCGCCCGCTTCCCGAGCGCCCGTACCGGCAGACGCGCCTCGGCACGCTGTTCCACGCGTGGGTCGAGCAGCGGTCCGAGCTTGTCGGCCCGGGGCCGTCGATCGACGATGGATTGTGGGAGCTCGATGGCGACGACGCCCCCGAGACCGAGGCATCGCGCGAGGACGCCGCCGAGCTCGAGCGACTCCAGCAGATCTTCGAGCGCTCGGAGTGGGCGGACCTGCGACCGATCGAGGTCGAGACCGAGATCGACATCCTCCTCGCCGGAGCCGATGGACTGGGCCGGGTCGTGTGCAAGCTCGACGCCGTGTACCGCCGCCCTGACCGCGGTGGCCGCATCGAGATCGTCGACTGGAAGACGGGCAAGCCTCCGCGCACGGCGGCCGAGAAGGACGAGCGGATGCTGCAGCTCGCCCTCTACCGCCTCGCGTACCACAAGCGGCACGGCGTGCCGCTGGAGGACATCGACGTCGCTCTGTACTACGTGTCGGACGACCTCGTCATCCGCTCGGACCGCGTCTACTCCGAAGCGGAGCTCGTCCAGCGCTGGAACGCCGCCCGCGAGGCGCGCTCCGCCTCGGCGGCCTCCGCAGCCTCGACGTCGTCGGGGGCACCCGAACGGACCGGCGGCTCGTCCGCGGCATCCGCCTGATCGCGATCGATGAGCGCCGACACGTCGATCGGCGCCGTCGACGTGTCATCGGCCGAAGCCTCGATCTCGTCGAACAGCGTCGCCGGCTGGGACGGCTCGGTGCGAGCGCCATCGTCTGCCGCAGGCGCCCCGTCCTCGGGCTCCGGCGCCATCGCCTCGCGCTCCTCCTCCTGAACCCACGACGCGAGCTCCTCGGGGTCGTACGTGTCGGTCTGCATCGACGTGTCGACCTCGGCCGGCGCCTTCTCGGGCGTGCGTCCGAGCAGCGCGATCGCGTCGTCGACATCGAGCGCGGCATCCGGCACCAGTTCGTCTCCGCGCACGCCGTCGGCGAGCGAGTCGAGCAGGCGCACGGCGTCGAGGACGATGTCTTCGCGTCCCGACTCGTCGCCGTGGAGCAGCCACTTCGCGAACTCGAGCTCCGCGTACAGACGCGAGCGGTGCCGCACGAGCCCGTCGGGGGCGCGGTGGCTGTGCGCGGCGTACGACTCGAACACGTCGTCGGCAGCCTTCGGAGCCGATGCGAGCCACTGCAGGTCGGTCGCGGGGTCGCCGACCGACAGACCGTGCCAATCGAGCAGCCCCGTCACCGCGGGGGCACCGGCGACGTCCTCGAAGAGGAACGACGCCGCACCGACTCCGCCGAGCACGACGGCCGACTCGAAGCGCCACAGCTCGTCGGCCTCGGCCGCGCGGCGCCAGCGGCGGAGGAGATCCTCCGGCGCGCGCCGTGTCGCCTCGGCGCGGTCGATGAGCCGGGTCACCTCCTGGCGAGCCTGGGCGGGCGTGCGGATCGGCAGCCCTTCGGCGCGCACGATGGAGACGGGCAGAGCGTGCAGCGCTGCGAGCGCCTCGCCCACAGACGTCGCGGCTCCGCGGCCCGCGGGCAGGTGCGCCGCGTCGACGCGGTATCCGGGCAGGAAGGAGACGACGATCGCACGCGCCTCGCCGACACCCGTTTCGCCGAGGAACTCGGGTGCGCGGAACGGGAGCAGCTCGCGCACGCCGGGCGTGAGCGCGCGCAGCGCGCGGGCCTCGGCGGCGAGTTCGGCCGCGGCATCCGGCTCGGCAGGAGCGCGCACGACGACACGGCGGCCGTCCTCGAGCTCGGCGACCGCGGAGTCGTAGCGACCGGCGGCGCCCTCGGTCAGCAGACCTGCTCCGACGACGCCTACCCGCGGGAGAGCCGAGGTCACCGACGCGGCTAGAGTGAGGGGTGAGCGTGCCATGTGCCCAGGGTAGGTCGCCCCGTGCCGGTCCGCCCTCGCGCCACGCCCTTGGCCGCCGACCAGCGCAGAGAGGTCCTCGATGACGGCGTCCCCTCGTCCGCAGCAGCCGCCGCTGGCCCGCGCCGCGCTCGATCGAGCCGGTGACGAGCGCGCGAACCCCGGCCTGATCGACGAGAGCAGGGCGGATGCCGCGACCCGCGTCCTCGTGCTGCACGGCGATTCCGCGCCGCTCGACGGCGGCGGCGAGGCCCTCCGCTGGGTGCGGCCAGAGGCCGTGCCGGGGGGCGCCCAGTGGGCGTTCCTCGGGCGTGCCGACGCCGCCGACGGGGGAGGGGCGGTGCTCGCCGCGGTCTTCCCACGTGAGGCGGATGCCCCGCTCGACCCGCCCGGGGGATGGGGCCCCTTGCGCGTGGTCGGCGGTGGACTCTCGGCGTTCGACGCCGGCGCGTTCGTCGAGGCGCTGAGCCTCGGCCGGTGGCTGCTCGACGCGCCGCACTGCCCGGCGTGCGGAGCGCTCACGCTCGTGACGATGTCGGGCTGGGCGCGCTCGTGCCCCTCGTGCGGGCGCGAGCACTTCCCGCGGACGGACCCCGCCGTGATCGTCGCGATCACGAGCGCGACCGACCCCGACAGGCTGCTCCTCGGCTCGAATGCGCTGTGGGGCGCCAACCGGTTCTCGTGCTTCGCGGGCTTCGTCGAGGCGGGCGAGTCGCTCGAAGCGGCCATCGTGCGCGAGCTCCGCGAGGAGGCGGGCGTCGACGTCGTCGACCTGCGCTACCGCGGCTCGCAGGCGTGGCCGTACCCGCGCAGCCTCATGCTCGGGTTCCTCGCGACGGCCGCTGACGACGACAGGGCACGCGCGGACGGTGAGGAGATCGTCGAGGTGCGGTGGTTCGACCGGGACGAGATCGGGAGCGGCCTGCGGGGGGAGAGCGACATCCTGCTCCCGGGTCCCGCGTCGATCGCGCACCGGCTGATCTCGGACTGGCACGCGGGTCTGGCATGAGCGGCGGAGCACTCGCCGGTCTCGACGAGCGCCAGCTCGAAGCCGTTACGACCCTTCGGGGGCCCGTCGTCGTGCTCGCCGGCGCCGGCACCGGCAAGACCCGGGTCATCACGCACCGCATCGCGCACGGGGTCGACACGGGCGCGTACTCGCCGGGACGCGTCATGGCGGTCACGTTCACCGCGAAGGCGGCGGGCGAGATGCGGGGGCGTCTGCACGCCCTCGGCGTCGAGGGCGTCTCCGCTCGGACGTTCCACGCGGCGGCGCTCGCGCAGCTGAACTTCTTCTGGCCGACGCTCGCGGGCGACCGACCGCCGACGATCGTCGACAACAAGGTGCGCTTGCTGGCGCACGCCGCCGACTCGATCGGCATGGACCTCGACGTCGCGACCCTCCGCGACGTCGCCTCGGGCATCGAGTGGCGCAAGGTCACGATGCGCACGATCGACGAGTACGCTGCGGCGCGTGCGGGCGGCGTCGGGCACCTCGACGTCTCGCGCGTCGCCGATCTGCAGCGCGCGTACGAGAAGCTCAAGGACGAGCGTCGCCAGCTCGACTTCGAAGACGTTCTGCTCGCATGCGCGGGCATGCTCGAGGCCGAGCCGACCGTCGTCGGGGCGGTGCGCGAGCAGTACCGGCACTTCACGGTCGACGAGTTCCAGGACGTCTCGCCCGTGCAGCACCGCCTGCTCGAGCTGTGGCTCGGCGACCGCCGCGACGTGTGCGTCGTGGGCGACGCGAGCCAGACGATCTACTCGTTCGCGGGCGCCGACGCGCGCTTCCTCCTCGACTTCGAGCGCCGGCACGAGGGGGCGAGAGTCGTGCGGCTCGAGACCAACTACCGGTCGGATGCCTCGATCCTCGCCGTCGCGAACGAGCTGATGCGCGGCCGCCCCGGCGCCCTCCACCTCGAGGCTGCGGGCGACGTCGAACCCGGCCCGACGCCGACCGTCACCGGGTACCAGGACGACGGGGGCGAGGCCCGCGGCACGGCGGCGGCGATCTCGGCCCGCATCGCCGCGGGCGTGGATCCGCGCCGGATCGCGGTGCTGTACCGGTCTCACGCGCAGTCGGTCGAGATCGCGCGCGCGCTCGCCGATGCCGGCATCGCGGCGACCGTGCTGGGCGGCAAGCGCTACTTCGACCTCCCGGAGGTGCGCCAGGCGATCATGGCGCTGCGCGGGGCATCCGTCGCCCCGACTGAATCGGGCCTCGTCGACGTCGTGCGCGATGTGCTGCGTTCGTTGGGACTCACCGACGAGCCGCCCGAGGCGGGCGGAGCCCTGCGCGACGCATGGGAGGCGCGCGCGGCGCTGCTGCGCCTGGCCGAGGAGGCGCCCGCCGGCACGAGCCTGCGCGCGTTCACCGACGACCTCCTCGCGCGGGCGAAGGCGCACCATGAGCCGGGGCTCCGCACGGTGACGCTGTCGACGCTCCACGCGGCGAAGGGGCTCGAGTGGGACCACGTGCACCTCATCGGCTTCGCCGAGGGCCTGCTGCCCATCGGGTACGCGACGACGTTCGAGCAGGTCGACGAGGAGCGCCGGCTCGCGTACGTCGGGATCACGCGGGCCGCGCGAACGCTCGAGCTGTCGTGGTCTCGCGGCGCGCGGGATCGGCGTCCGTCGCGGTTCCTGCAGGAGATCGGCAGCCGCAGTCTGCGTGAGGCACGTGCGACCGCATCGACCGCAGGGGCGAGCCGGCGGGGAGGATCACCGACGAGGACTCCGACCCGAGGCTCCGCTGCGCGCTGACCCCGAGCACCTGGTCGAGCAGTCGCGCGGCGGTGAGCCCCGCCTCCCAGGCCTCGGCCGGATCGACGGGGACGCTGCGCCGCCCGACGAGCTGTGCCGCGAGCTGTGGCCACGCCGGATCGGCGTCACGCCGATGCGCGGCCTCGCACGCGAGGCACGATGTGACTCCGGGCACGACGACCGGTCCGATCTCGGTGCGCGATCCCGAGAACACGATCGGCACGTGCACGGCGTCGGATCGCATGAGCGCGGCGGCATCGCGCGGATGGACGACGTGGTGCGCGAGCAGCACGAACACGGCGTCGGCGTCGGATGCGGCATCCGCCGGCCGCCATGCCCGCTCGACCGCGAAGCGCCCGCTCGACGACATCGCCTGCACGGCGGCCTCGACCGTCTCGGGAGCGACGCCGACGGCGGCGACGACGACGAGCCTGCGCGGCGGGGGAGGCTCGTCGGCGAGCGCCGGGCTCACGAGGGCGAGGAACGCGGCCGTCGCGTCCGGCGTCGCGCCGAGAGCGGAGGCGAGTCCTTCGAGCACCGCCTGCGGCACTCCGCGCTCCAGCTCGGCGATCAGCCGCTCCTGCCACGGCAGCGGGTGCTCGAGGATCACGACGGCGTCGACGCCGAACTGGACGGTCGTCGCATCGCGCCACAGGGGAGGGTTCGCGGGGTGCAGGCGGAGCATTCCCCGATGATGGCCCGGCGCGGCATCCGTCGACTTGCTGTCCACATGCGCCGGCCGGGCACCGCCCACCGGTACGGCTGGGGAGGAACGGATGCCGCCCACTCCGAGCCTGCTCAGATCGGGCGGCCGCCCGGGTGCGGATCCTCCTCCGCAGGACCGTCGCCCTCGTCCTCGTCGGGCGCCTCGCCCTTCTCGCCCGAAGCCTCATCCGTCCGCGAGCCGCTCTCCGCCTCGAGCAGCTGCGCGAGCGCGTCGTCGAACGCGTCCGGTGCCGGCTCCTCGCCGCGGGCTCGCGCCTCGAGCCGCGCGATGAGCGCGGCCGGGTCGTCGATGTCGTCGGCGGTGGGCATGAGGTCGGGGTAGTCCCACAGCGAGTCGCGAGCGGCGACTCCGACGGCATCCGTCACCGCCTGCCACATCGCCGCCGCCTCGCGCATGCGGCGCGGGCGCAGCTCGAGGCCGACGAGTGACCCGAGCGCCTGCTCAGCGGGGCCGCCCACCGCGCGGCGGCGGCGCACCGCTTCGGCGATGCGCGGCGCGGACGGCAGTCGCGACGTCGCCGCGGCGGTCACGACATCGACCCATCCCTCGATCGTGGCGAGGAGGTTCTCGAGCCGGCGCAGCGCCTCGACCTGCGTCTCGGAGCGCGTCGGCAGCAACGCGCCGCTCTCGATCGCGTTGCGCAGCTCTTCGGGCTCGGACGGGTCGAAGCGCGAGGCGAGCTCTTCGAGAGCGCTCGTGTCGACGTGGATCCCTCGGGCGTACTCGGTCACCTGCGAGATGACGTGCAGTCGCAGCCAGCGCGCGTGCCGGAAGAGCCGCGCGTGGGCGAGCTCGCGGGCCGCGAGATAGAGGGCGAGCTGGTCGTCCGGGATCTCGAGGTCGCGCCCGAGGTCCGCGAAGTTCTGGGGGAGGATGACCGCTTCGCCGTCGGGCATGAGCGGGATGCCGACGTCGCCGCCCGCCACGACCTCTTTCGAGAGGCTGCCGACGACGTGCCCGAGCTGCGTCGCGAACAGCGAGCCGCCGACGGTGCGCATGATGCGCCCCGCGCCCTGGACGAGGCCCTGCATGTCTTCGGGCGCCTGGTCGCTGAGGGCGGCGGTCAGGGCGTCGGCGATGCTCGTGGCGACCGGCTCGGCGAGCTCCTGCCACACGGGCAGCGTCGCCTCGACCCAGCCGCCGCGCGTGATCGGCTGCGGCGCCTTCGCGAGCTCGGAGATGGTGGTCGCCTCGCTCAGCCACAGGTCGGCGAGCGCGAACGCCTGGTCGAGGTCCGCGCGCTGGCCTTGCGTGATCGCCAGGCCGTCCTGATTCGCGATGTGCAGAGCCTGGCGGCGCGTGAGGTCCCACGAGATCGACCCGTCGCCGGAGAAGGCGTCCTGGAGCTGCCGCATGACCGCCTGCATCATCGCGGGGTCGATCTCCAGGCCGGACAGGCGCGACAGCTGCTCGGGATCGATCTCGCCCGCGCCGCCGAACAGCTGCCGGATCATCTCGCGGAACTCGTCCTCGGGGCTGCGTTCGTCGTCTGCCACTTCAGCCGCCTTTCAGCAGGGTCATCGAGTTGCGCTCTACGCTAGTCGCAGCCCTTCGTCGCATTGCCCGGCAGCGATCCCTCGCCTTACGCCGGTCGCGAACGACCGAGTGAGAAAGACCCCCGTGGCCCTGTTCGACGAGAACGTGACGATCTCTCCCGCGCCCCGCCGCCGTCGCATGACGCCTTCCGTTGCCGCGGGATCGTGGGCGCTCGCCATCGCGCTGGTCGCGCTGCTGGTGATCACCTTCCTGCCCACCTCGTACGTCATCCAGCAGCCCGGACCCGTGTACAACACGCTCGGCACCGCGCGCTCGGCCGACGGCACCGATGTGCCGCTCATCTCGATCGAGGGCGCCGAGACGTTCCCGACCGCCGGTGCGCTCGATCTGCTCACCGTCCAGGTCGTGGGCAACCGCGAGCGCACGCCATCGTGGTTCGAGCTCGCCATCGCGTGGTTCCAGCCGAGCCGCGCCGTGCTGCCGATCGACGCGATCTTCCCCGAGGGTCAGACCTCGGAGGAGCGCAACGAGCAGAGCGCGGCCCTGATGGTCGACTCGCAGAAGGAAGCCACCGCGGCCGCACTCAGCGAGCTGGGCCTCGACGTCGGGCACACGCTTCTCGTGCACTCGGTCATCGAGGACTCGGCCGCCGAGGGCGCCCTCGAGGCGGGTGACGTGATCCTCGAGGCCGACGGACGAGAGGCGACGGATGCCACGGCCCTCCGCGAGATCATCAACGAGGGCGGCGGCGCGCCGGTCGAGGTGACGATCCTGCGCGACGGCGAGGAGCAGAGGGTCTCGATCACGCCTCGCGAGACCGAGGTCGAGGGCGAGACGACGTGGCTCATCGGCGTCACCCTCACGAACGACTACGACTTCCCGATCGACGTGACGATCCAGCTCAACAACGTCGGCGGCCCGAGCGCGGGCATGATGTTCGCGCTCGGCATCATCGACTCCCTCACACCGGGCGAGCTCAACGGCGGCGAGCGTGTCGCGGGCACCGGCACGATCGACGCCGCCGGCGAGGTCGGGCCGATCGGCGGCATCCGTCAGAAGATGTGGGGAGCGGTCGACGCGGGCGCCGATTGGTTCCTCGCGCCCGAGGCGAACTGCGACGAGGTCGTGGGCCATGTGCCGGACGGCCTGCGCGTGTTCGCGGTCGAGGATCTCGATGGTGCGCTGGATGTGCTCGACGCCGTGCGCGAGGACGGAGACGTCGACGCGCTGCCCACGTGCATGGTCGGTTGACGCCGTCTCTGCTTTAGCGAGCGCTGAACGTTGCCTGCGGGTTCCGCCGTCCCGTCAGCCGCCGCCCGGCCCGCCCGCCTAGGATGAGAAGGTGACCACGACCCCCGCGCCGACCAGGGCCACACCATCCCGATCCCGACGGGTAATCGCCATCACGATCGCGATCATCGCCGCGCTCGTGGTGGGGTTCTTCGTCTTCGGAAACCTCTACGCCGACTGGCTGTGGTACGAGCAGCTCGGTTATCAGGGCGTGCTTCTCACGCAGTGGGTCGCCCGTGTCGTGATGTTCGCGATCGGGTTCCTCGGCATGGCGGTCCCCGTGTGGGGCGCGATCCAGCTCGCCTACCGCCTTCGTCCGGTGTACGCGCGACTGAGCTCGCAGCTCGACCGGTACCAGGAGGTCGTCGAGCCGCTGCGCCGCCTCGCGATGTGGGGGATCCCGATCTTCTTCGGCTTCTTCGCCGGCTTCGCCGCTTCGGCGCAGTGGGAGACCACGTGGCTGTGGTTCAACGGCGTCGCCACGTCGACGACCGACCCGGAGTTCGGCCTCGACACGGGCTTCTACCTCTTCGCGATGCCGTTCTACAGCGCGGTGCTCGGCTTCGTGTCTGCGGTTCTGCTCGTGTGCCTGCTCGTCACCGCGCTCGTCTCCTACCTTTACGGCTCTGTGCGCATCGGCCAGCGCGAACTGCGCATCTCGAAGGCCGCGCGCATCCAGCTCGCCGTTCTCGCGGGCCTCTACCTGCTCGTGCAGGGCGCGAGCCTGTGGCTCGACCGGTACAAGACCCTCGTCGAGCCGGGCGCGCTCGGCCGCATCACCGGCGCCGGCTATACCGAGACGCAGGCGGTGATCCCGGGTCAGACGATCCTCGCGATCGTCGCGGCGTTCGTCGCCGTGCTCTTCTTCGTGACGGCTGTCATCGGCCGCTGGCGGTACCCGCTCATCGCGACAGGTCTGCTCATCGTCTCGGCGATCGTCGTCGGCGTCGGATACCCCTGGGTCGTCAACACGTTCCAGGTGCGCCCGAACCAGCTGAGCCTCGACGGCCAGTACTACGAACGCAACCTCGAGGGCACGAAGGCCGCATACGGCATCGACACGCTCGAGAAGATGCCGTTCGAGGCGGAGACGGATGCCGAGGCCGGCCAGCTCCGCGAAGACGCGGAGACGACCGCCCAGATCCGCATCATGGACCCGGGCGTCGTGAGCCCCGCTGTGCGGCAGCTCGAGCAGTACCGCTCGTACTACCAGTTCCAGGACCCGCTCGACGTCGACCGCTACATGATCGACGGCAACTCGCAGGACACGATCGTCTCGGTGCGCGAGCTCAACATGAACCAGCTCGGCGCGGCCTCGTCGTCGTGGGAGTCCACATCGCTCATCTATACACACGGCTACGGCATCGTCGCGGCCGCGGGCAACGAGCGCACGACCGACGGCGAGCCCGTGTTCCTCGAGCGCGGGATCCCGTCCGCGGGTTTCCTCACCCAGCAGGAGGGCTTCCAGCCACGTGTGTACTTCGGCGAGTTCTCGCCGACGTACTCGATCGTGGGTGCGCCCGAGGGGACGGAGCCCGTCGAGCTCGACTACCCGCGCGGCACCGACGAGGGCTCCAACGAGACCCGGACGACGTTCGAGGGCGACGGCGGACCGAGCGTCGGCAATGTCTTCAACCGGCTGATCTACGCGCTCAAGTTCCAGTCCGAGCAGATCCTGTTCTCGGACGGTGTGAACGAGGAGTCGCAGATCCTCTACGACCGCGACCCGCTCACGCGCGTGCGCAAGGCGGCGCCATACCTCGAGCTCGACAGCG
Proteins encoded:
- a CDS encoding UPF0182 family protein — protein: MTTTPAPTRATPSRSRRVIAITIAIIAALVVGFFVFGNLYADWLWYEQLGYQGVLLTQWVARVVMFAIGFLGMAVPVWGAIQLAYRLRPVYARLSSQLDRYQEVVEPLRRLAMWGIPIFFGFFAGFAASAQWETTWLWFNGVATSTTDPEFGLDTGFYLFAMPFYSAVLGFVSAVLLVCLLVTALVSYLYGSVRIGQRELRISKAARIQLAVLAGLYLLVQGASLWLDRYKTLVEPGALGRITGAGYTETQAVIPGQTILAIVAAFVAVLFFVTAVIGRWRYPLIATGLLIVSAIVVGVGYPWVVNTFQVRPNQLSLDGQYYERNLEGTKAAYGIDTLEKMPFEAETDAEAGQLREDAETTAQIRIMDPGVVSPAVRQLEQYRSYYQFQDPLDVDRYMIDGNSQDTIVSVRELNMNQLGAASSSWESTSLIYTHGYGIVAAAGNERTTDGEPVFLERGIPSAGFLTQQEGFQPRVYFGEFSPTYSIVGAPEGTEPVELDYPRGTDEGSNETRTTFEGDGGPSVGNVFNRLIYALKFQSEQILFSDGVNEESQILYDRDPLTRVRKAAPYLELDSDPYPSVVDGRIVWIVDGYTLSDKYPYSTQVSLQQAIADSNNTAPRFSLDDINYIRNSVKATVDAYDGSVTLYAWDEEDPILQAWQTIYPSTVKSIDDMSAELMSHVRYPTDLFKVQRAMVGVYHVDDARSFYNQDNRWQTPNDPQNDQRLQPPYYLTMQMPGQEAPSFSMFTTFIPSSEGAARNVLMGYLAVDSDAGGEAGVKSEDYGKLRMLEIAADTPVPGPGQVQNTFDSDPTIADQINVLQLGSSEVRNGNLLTLPVGGGLLYVQPVFVQSTGGTQLPLLQKVLVSFGADVAFEDTLQEALDALFGGESGASTGDADVTPTPGPTPTPEPTPTPDPGETAEPTPPADEYEAALQEARQALLDREAALQKGDWAAFGEADERLTAAVEKLLELGG
- a CDS encoding PDZ domain-containing protein, giving the protein MALFDENVTISPAPRRRRMTPSVAAGSWALAIALVALLVITFLPTSYVIQQPGPVYNTLGTARSADGTDVPLISIEGAETFPTAGALDLLTVQVVGNRERTPSWFELAIAWFQPSRAVLPIDAIFPEGQTSEERNEQSAALMVDSQKEATAAALSELGLDVGHTLLVHSVIEDSAAEGALEAGDVILEADGREATDATALREIINEGGGAPVEVTILRDGEEQRVSITPRETEVEGETTWLIGVTLTNDYDFPIDVTIQLNNVGGPSAGMMFALGIIDSLTPGELNGGERVAGTGTIDAAGEVGPIGGIRQKMWGAVDAGADWFLAPEANCDEVVGHVPDGLRVFAVEDLDGALDVLDAVREDGDVDALPTCMVG
- a CDS encoding ATP-dependent helicase codes for the protein MSGGALAGLDERQLEAVTTLRGPVVVLAGAGTGKTRVITHRIAHGVDTGAYSPGRVMAVTFTAKAAGEMRGRLHALGVEGVSARTFHAAALAQLNFFWPTLAGDRPPTIVDNKVRLLAHAADSIGMDLDVATLRDVASGIEWRKVTMRTIDEYAAARAGGVGHLDVSRVADLQRAYEKLKDERRQLDFEDVLLACAGMLEAEPTVVGAVREQYRHFTVDEFQDVSPVQHRLLELWLGDRRDVCVVGDASQTIYSFAGADARFLLDFERRHEGARVVRLETNYRSDASILAVANELMRGRPGALHLEAAGDVEPGPTPTVTGYQDDGGEARGTAAAISARIAAGVDPRRIAVLYRSHAQSVEIARALADAGIAATVLGGKRYFDLPEVRQAIMALRGASVAPTESGLVDVVRDVLRSLGLTDEPPEAGGALRDAWEARAALLRLAEEAPAGTSLRAFTDDLLARAKAHHEPGLRTVTLSTLHAAKGLEWDHVHLIGFAEGLLPIGYATTFEQVDEERRLAYVGITRAARTLELSWSRGARDRRPSRFLQEIGSRSLREARATASTAGASRRGGSPTRTPTRGSAAR
- the nudC gene encoding NAD(+) diphosphatase; the protein is MTASPRPQQPPLARAALDRAGDERANPGLIDESRADAATRVLVLHGDSAPLDGGGEALRWVRPEAVPGGAQWAFLGRADAADGGGAVLAAVFPREADAPLDPPGGWGPLRVVGGGLSAFDAGAFVEALSLGRWLLDAPHCPACGALTLVTMSGWARSCPSCGREHFPRTDPAVIVAITSATDPDRLLLGSNALWGANRFSCFAGFVEAGESLEAAIVRELREEAGVDVVDLRYRGSQAWPYPRSLMLGFLATAADDDRARADGEEIVEVRWFDRDEIGSGLRGESDILLPGPASIAHRLISDWHAGLA
- a CDS encoding zinc-dependent metalloprotease, whose translation is MADDERSPEDEFREMIRQLFGGAGEIDPEQLSRLSGLEIDPAMMQAVMRQLQDAFSGDGSISWDLTRRQALHIANQDGLAITQGQRADLDQAFALADLWLSEATTISELAKAPQPITRGGWVEATLPVWQELAEPVATSIADALTAALSDQAPEDMQGLVQGAGRIMRTVGGSLFATQLGHVVGSLSKEVVAGGDVGIPLMPDGEAVILPQNFADLGRDLEIPDDQLALYLAARELAHARLFRHARWLRLHVISQVTEYARGIHVDTSALEELASRFDPSEPEELRNAIESGALLPTRSETQVEALRRLENLLATIEGWVDVVTAAATSRLPSAPRIAEAVRRRRAVGGPAEQALGSLVGLELRPRRMREAAAMWQAVTDAVGVAARDSLWDYPDLMPTADDIDDPAALIARLEARARGEEPAPDAFDDALAQLLEAESGSRTDEASGEKGEAPDEDEGDGPAEEDPHPGGRPI